From one Ctenopharyngodon idella isolate HZGC_01 chromosome 15, HZGC01, whole genome shotgun sequence genomic stretch:
- the LOC127495320 gene encoding alpha-2-macroglobulin-like isoform X4, whose amino-acid sequence MALNTNCCWKGLLLLSFLLICVNGQTSRPSFMVTFPAVIKSGSEAKLCASLLKPNESLVMNIHLVHGNQSTLLLQEKAEEEFHRCFNFKAPLVEAESVQKMKVELQGETFKMTEERKVMFKPYHPLTFIQTDKPIYIPGQTVNFRVVTMDTNFAPLDQQYSTVILEDSRGNRIGQWTNVSSTRWILQRSYELNPEARQGMYKLKAFISDRMISHNFEVKKYVLPKFEVTVKSPNEVSVEEEELIIEVCGKYTYGQPVPGKSWVKVCRNTLSYQAHHTNPVCLEETIKIKKTGCAIHTLDASVFFNATLNDSLENSLRVEAMVTEEGTEITMTKSESVSLTYEIGKVTFTDLPKTYEHGSVIEGKIKLSNFKGAPIRNKEVYLMEGHTWSPKLLLNLTTDSDGLASFSFNTSSLSKSDINLIASVYPEVHYYGYNRPYISADIKPVRLFQPAAPFSPTLSELIIENTEQPLKCDSEFTATIKYYFVGETVEDFKTDIIYMVLSRGVIVHHGYEKVEVKSSNGVASGTVSFKLSISADLAPVVQILVYCVLPSENVVASSENFDIEKYFKNKVSLQFSPAKAVPGEKNTLQLSAQPGSLCGLSAVDQSVLILKPGERLDTDKIFNLLPVQSGSYYPYTVEDEQECLHVRPRRAVPTDDAYESLRRVGLKMATNLDVRVPRCLLYKGLMYRRYDIEMDRAPRVMYLLGGGNFGDRDSPAVTIRTVFPETWIWELAEVGDSGSAQVPVTVPDTITSWETEAFCLSSEGLGLASPAQLTVFQPFFLELSLPYSIIRGEIFELKATVFNYLSKCIMVKVTPAPSSDYTLKASDDQYSSCLCANGRKTFKWILTPSVLGVLNITVSAEAEASQTVCDNEIVSVPERGRIDTVTRSLLVQAEGTEKEETHSWLLCPKGDSLSEEVALTLPKDVIEGSARSTVSVIGDILGRALRNLHGLLRMPYGCGEQNMAVLSPNIYILQYLENTEQLTSAIRERATGFLKSGYQRQMNYRHNSGAYSTFGHGNGNTWLTAFVLRSFGKAQRYIFVDPQIIQSAKEWLISRRDSDGCFLQQGSLFNNRMKGGVNDNVTMTAYITASLLELETPVTDPVVSKGLSCLRSVIEDVKNTYTTALLTYTFSLARDTVTRQQLFKKLEDVAISDGSHLHWSQSASADDSDSLAVEISSYVLLAVLTADSVTTADLGYANRIVSWLVKQQNAYGGFSSTQDTVVALQALSLYATKVFSSDGSSTVTVQSAGDTHHFDVNQDNKLLYQEKQLQSVPAKYSIEVKGSTCVSVQLAQFYNIPTPTEAKTLSIDAKIEGDCKKTLGQYLLLNFTVKYDGPQARTNMVIVDIKLLSGFTADTSMLKPQSTSSTSLVERVDSKDDHVIIYLKEVPKNIAVNHQLQLKQILPVKNLKPAVIKVYDYYQTSDLSETEYSSHCE is encoded by the exons ATGGCTCTGAATACGAACTGCTGTTGGAAAGGGCTCCTTCTGCTCTCTTTCCTCCTGATCTGTGTCAATGGACAAACATCAAGGCC ATCTTTCATGGTGACGTTTCCTGCAGTGATCAAGTCTGGATCTGAGGCCAAACTTTGTGCAAGTCTTCTCAAGCCTAATGAAAGCCTTGTCATGAACATTCATCTGGTTCATGGTAACCAGAGCACTTTACTGCTGCAGGAGAAAGCTGAGGAAGAGTTTCATCGCTGCTTTAACTTCAAG GCTCCTCTGGTCGAAGCAGAATCAGTACAGAAAATGAAGGTTGAACTTCAGGGAGAGACTTTCAAGATGACTGAAGAGAGAAAAGTCATGTTCAAGCCTTACCATCCTCTGACCTTTATCCAGACTGATAAACCCATCTATATTCCAGGACAGACAG TGAACTTCAGAGTTGTTACCATGGATACAAACTTTGCACCCCTTGATCAGCAG TATAGTACAGTGATTCTTGAG GACAGTCGAGGTAACCGGATTGGTCAATGGACAAATGTTTCTTCAACAAGGTGGATTTTGCAGCGTTCTTATGAATTAAACCCAGAGGCCCGTCAAGGCATGTACAAACTGAAGGCTTTTATTAGTGACAGGATGATCTCACATAATTTTGAGGTGAAAAAATATG TTTTGCCTAAGTTTGAAGTTACTGTAAAAAGCCCAAATGAAGTAAGTGTTGAAGAAGAGGAACTGATAATTGAGGTTTGCGGAAA ATACACTTACGGACAGCCTGTACCTGGTAAATCATGGGTGAAAGTGTGCCGTAATACTTTGTCCTACCAAGCCCATCACACCAATCCAGTGTGTTTAGAGGAAACCATTAAG ATAAAAAAGACAGGCTGTGCCATCCATACCTTAGATGCATCAGTCTTTTTCAACGCCACACTAAACGACAGTCTGGAGAATTCTCTTCGTGTTGAGGCAATGGTTACAGAAGAAGGAACAG AGATCACCATGACAAAATCTGAATCTGTATCTCTTACTTATGAAATTGGTAAAGTCACATTTACTGACCTGCCCAAAACATATGAACATGGATCAGTTATAGAAGGAAAA ATCAAACTCTCTAATTTCAAAGGCGCACCAATTCGAAACAAAGAGGTTTATCTTATGGAGGGTCACACTTGGTCCCCAAAACTGCTCCTAAATCTTACTACAGACAGCGATGGACTGGCCAGCTTCTCTTTTAATACATCCAGTCTTTCTAAAAGTGATATTAATCTGATT GCCAGTGTCTATCCAGAGGTCCATTATTATGGCTACAACAGGCCTTACATCTCTGCAGATATAAAACCAGTTCGGCTCTTCCAGCCTGCTGCTCCATTCAGTCCAACACTAAGTGAACTGATTATAGAGAATACTGAGCAACCATTAAAGTGTGACTCTGAGTTTACAGCCACCATCAAGTATTATTTTGTTGGAGAGACTGTTGAAGACTTCAAAACTGACATTATCTATATG GTCTTGTCCAGAGGAGTGATTGTTCATCATGGATATGAGAAGGTTGAAGTGAAATCTTCTAATGGAGTAGCAAGTGGCACAGTGTCATTCAAACTGTCTATTAGTGCAGATCTGGCTCCAGTAGTGCAGATTCTGGTGTACTGTGTTCTGCCCAGTGAAAATGTTGTTGCTAGTAGCGAAAATTTCGACATTGAAAAGTATTTCAAAAACAAG GTGTCTCTGCAGTTTTCTCCTGCTAAAGCAGTTCCTGGTGAGAAAAACACTCTCCAGCTCTCAGCTCAGCCTGGTTCACTGTGCGGCCTCAGTGCTGTAGATCAGAGCGTCCTGATCCTGAAGCCAGGAGAACGTCTGGATACTGACAAG ATCTTCAACCTGCTGCCAGTGCAATCGGGGTCATATTACCCTTATACTGTTGAAGATGAGCAGGAGTGTCTGCATGTGAGACCCCGTCGAGCTGTGCCGACAGATGACGCCTATGAATCCTTAAGG AGAGTGGGATTGAAGATGGCAACAAATTTGGATGTGCGAGTCCCTCGGTGTCTGTTATACAAAGGCTTGATGTATCGCCGATATGACATAG AGATGGATCGTGCTCCAAGAGTGATGTATTTATTAGGGGGTGGAAATTTTGGTGACCGAGATTCTCCAGCAGTGACGATTCGGACCGTCTTTCCCGAAACATGGATCTGGGAACTTGCTGAAGTGGG GGACTCTGGATCAGCTCAAGTTCCTGTCACGGTTCCTGACACCATCACCTCTTGGGAGACGGAGGCCTTCTGTCTGTCCTCTGAAGGTCTGGGTCTGGCTTCTCCTGCTCAGCTGACAGTTTTCCAGCCCTTCTTCCTGGAGCTCTCTCTGCCTTACTCCATCATCCGTGGGGAGATCTTtgagctgaaggccactgtcTTCAACTATCTGTCCAAGTGCATCATG GTTAAAGTGACTCCAGCTCCTTCCTCAGACTACACTCTCAAAGCCTCTGATGATCAGTATTCATCCTGTCTATGTGCTAATGGAAGAAAAACCTTTAAATGGATCCTCACTCCTTCTGTTCTTG GAGTTTTGAATATTACAGTCAGTGCAGAGGCAGAGGCATCCCAGACTGTGTGTGACAATGAGATTGTGAGCGTCCCAGAGAGAGGACGCATTGACACGGTCACACGAAGTCTACTCGTACAG GCGGAAGGAACTGAAAAAGAAGAGACTCACAGCTGGTTACTGTGTCCAAAGG GTGACAGTCTCTCAGAGGAAGTGGCTCTGACTCTTCCTAAAGATGTGATAGAGGGATCAGCCAGATCCACTGTTTCAGTCATTG GAGACATATTGGGTCGGGCACTGAGGAATCTTCACGGATTATTACGGATGCCATATGGCTGTGGAGAACAAAACATGGCTGTTCTTTCTCCCAATATTTATATTCTGCAGTATCTGGAGAACACGGAGCAGCTCACCTCAGCCATCCGAGAGAGAGCCACAGGCTTCCTGAAGAGCG GATACCAGAGGCAAATGAACTACAGACATAACAGTGGAGCATACAGCACATTTGGACATGGTAATGGGAATACATG GTTGACTGCCTTTGTCCTGAGGTCTTTTGGCAAAGCACAGAGATACATATTTGTTGACCCACAAATTATTCAGAGTGCAAAGGAATGGTTAATAAGCAGACGGGATTCAGACGGCTGTTTTCTCCAACAGGGAAGCTTGTTCAACAACAGAATGAAG GGTGGAGTGAATGATAATGTGACCATGACTGCCTACATTACTGCATCATTGCTTGAACTGGAAACTCCAGTCACA GATCCTGTCGTCAGTAAAGGTTTGTCATGCTTGAGGTCCGTCATTGAGGATGTCAAAAACACTTACACCACTGCTCTGCTCACTTACACTTTCAGTCTGGCTAGAGACACGGTCACTCGACAGCAGCTTTTCAAGAAACTGGAGGATGTTGCTATTTCAGATG GGTCTCATCTCCACTGGTCTCAGTCTGCATCTGCTGATGACTCTGATTCTCTGGCAGTGGAGATCAGCTCATATGTGCTGCTAGCTGTTCTCACTGCAGATTCAGTCACTACAGCTGATCTGGGCTATGCTAACAGGATTGTCAGCTGGCTTGTGAAGCAGCAGAATGCCTATGGAGGATTCTCCTCCACACAG GACACAGTAGTGGCTCTTCAGGCTCTGTCTTTGTACGCCACCAAAGTGTTCAGCTCTGACGGCTCCAGCACAGTGACTGTCCAGTCAGCAGGAGACACTCACCACTTTGATGTCAATCAGGACAACAAGTTACTGTACCAGGAGAAGCAGCTGCAGAGCGTTCCAGCCAAATACAGCATTGAAGTGAAGGGTTCGACCTGTGTGTCTGTGCAG TTGGCTCAGTTCTACAACATTCCCACTCCTACTGAAGCTAAAACATTGAGCATTGATGCTAAGATTGAGGGAGATTGCAAGAAAACCTTGGGACAGTACCTATTGTTAAATTTCACTGTGAA atatGATGGTCCACAGGCAAGAACTAACATGGTCATTGTGGATATTAAACTCTTGTCAGGATTTACAGCTGATACATCAATG CTTAAACCTCAAAGCACTTCAAGTACATCACTTGTGGAACGGGTTGATTCTAAAGATGATCATGTCATCATATATTTGAAAGAG gttccaaaaaatattGCAGTCAATCACCAGTTACAATTAAAACAGATTCTTCCAGTGAAGAATCTCAAGCCAGCTGTGATTAAAGTGTATGATTACTACCAAACAA GTGATCTGTCGGAGACTGAGTATTCATCCCACTGTGAATAA
- the LOC127495320 gene encoding alpha-2-macroglobulin-like isoform X3 → MALNTNCCWKGLLLLSFLLICVNGQTSRPSFMVTFPAVIKSGSEAKLCASLLKPNESLVMNIHLVHGNQSTLLLQEKAEEEFHRCFNFKAPLVEAESVQKMKVELQGETFKMTEERKVMFKPYHPLTFIQTDKPIYIPGQTVNFRVVTMDTNFAPLDQQYSTVILEDSRGNRIGQWTNVSSTRWILQRSYELNPEARQGMYKLKAFISDRMISHNFEVKKYVLPKFEVTVKSPNEVSVEEEELIIEVCGKYTYGQPVPGKSWVKVCRNTLSYQAHHTNPVCLEETIKIKKTGCAIHTLDASVFFNATLNDSLENSLRVEAMVTEEGTEITMTKSESVSLTYEIGKVTFTDLPKTYEHGSVIEGKIKLSNFKGAPIRNKEVYLMEGHTWSPKLLLNLTTDSDGLASFSFNTSSLSKSDINLIASVYPEVHYYGYNRPYISADIKPVRLFQPAAPFSPTLSELIIENTEQPLKCDSEFTATIKYYFVGETVEDFKTDIIYMVLSRGVIVHHGYEKVEVKSSNGVASGTVSFKLSISADLAPVVQILVYCVLPSENVVASSENFDIEKYFKNKVSLQFSPAKAVPGEKNTLQLSAQPGSLCGLSAVDQSVLILKPGERLDTDKIFNLLPVQSGSYYPYTVEDEQECLHVRPRRAVPTDDAYESLRRVGLKMATNLDVRVPRCLLYKGLMYRRYDIEMDRAPRVMYLLGGGNFGDRDSPAVTIRTVFPETWIWELAEVGDSGSAQVPVTVPDTITSWETEAFCLSSEGLGLASPAQLTVFQPFFLELSLPYSIIRGEIFELKATVFNYLSKCIMVKVTPAPSSDYTLKASDDQYSSCLCANGRKTFKWILTPSVLGVLNITVSAEAEASQTVCDNEIVSVPERGRIDTVTRSLLVQAEGTEKEETHSWLLCPKGDSLSEEVALTLPKDVIEGSARSTVSVIGDILGRALRNLHGLLRMPYGCGEQNMAVLSPNIYILQYLENTEQLTSAIRERATGFLKSGYQRQMNYRHNSGAYSTFGHGNGNTWLTAFVLRSFGKAQRYIFVDPQIIQSAKEWLISRRDSDGCFLQQGSLFNNRMKGGVNDNVTMTAYITASLLELETPVTDPVVSKGLSCLRSVIEDVKNTYTTALLTYTFSLARDTVTRQQLFKKLEDVAISDGSHLHWSQSASADDSDSLAVEISSYVLLAVLTADSVTTADLGYANRIVSWLVKQQNAYGGFSSTQDTVVALQALSLYATKVFSSDGSSTVTVQSAGDTHHFDVNQDNKLLYQEKQLQSVPAKYSIEVKGSTCVSVQLAQFYNIPTPTEAKTLSIDAKIEGDCKKTLGQYLLLNFTVKYDGPQARTNMVIVDIKLLSGFTADTSMLKPRSTSSTSLVERVDSKDDHVIIYLKEVPKNIAVSHQLQLKQILPVKNLKPAVIKVYDYYQTSDLSETEYSSHCE, encoded by the exons ATGGCTCTGAATACGAACTGCTGTTGGAAAGGGCTCCTTCTGCTCTCTTTCCTCCTGATCTGTGTCAATGGACAAACATCAAGGCC ATCTTTCATGGTGACGTTTCCTGCAGTGATCAAGTCTGGATCTGAGGCCAAACTTTGTGCAAGTCTTCTCAAGCCTAATGAAAGCCTTGTCATGAACATTCATCTGGTTCATGGTAACCAGAGCACTTTACTGCTGCAGGAGAAAGCTGAGGAAGAGTTTCATCGCTGCTTTAACTTCAAG GCTCCTCTGGTCGAAGCAGAATCAGTACAGAAAATGAAGGTTGAACTTCAGGGAGAGACTTTCAAGATGACTGAAGAGAGAAAAGTCATGTTCAAGCCTTACCATCCTCTGACCTTTATCCAGACTGATAAACCCATCTATATTCCAGGACAGACAG TGAACTTCAGAGTTGTTACCATGGATACAAACTTTGCACCCCTTGATCAGCAG TATAGTACAGTGATTCTTGAG GACAGTCGAGGTAACCGGATTGGTCAATGGACAAATGTTTCTTCAACAAGGTGGATTTTGCAGCGTTCTTATGAATTAAACCCAGAGGCCCGTCAAGGCATGTACAAACTGAAGGCTTTTATTAGTGACAGGATGATCTCACATAATTTTGAGGTGAAAAAATATG TTTTGCCTAAGTTTGAAGTTACTGTAAAAAGCCCAAATGAAGTAAGTGTTGAAGAAGAGGAACTGATAATTGAGGTTTGCGGAAA ATACACTTACGGACAGCCTGTACCTGGTAAATCATGGGTGAAAGTGTGCCGTAATACTTTGTCCTACCAAGCCCATCACACCAATCCAGTGTGTTTAGAGGAAACCATTAAG ATAAAAAAGACAGGCTGTGCCATCCATACCTTAGATGCATCAGTCTTTTTCAACGCCACACTAAACGACAGTCTGGAGAATTCTCTTCGTGTTGAGGCAATGGTTACAGAAGAAGGAACAG AGATCACCATGACAAAATCTGAATCTGTATCTCTTACTTATGAAATTGGTAAAGTCACATTTACTGACCTGCCCAAAACATATGAACATGGATCAGTTATAGAAGGAAAA ATCAAACTCTCTAATTTCAAAGGCGCACCAATTCGAAACAAAGAGGTTTATCTTATGGAGGGTCACACTTGGTCCCCAAAACTGCTCCTAAATCTTACTACAGACAGCGATGGACTGGCCAGCTTCTCTTTTAATACATCCAGTCTTTCTAAAAGTGATATTAATCTGATT GCCAGTGTCTATCCAGAGGTCCATTATTATGGCTACAACAGGCCTTACATCTCTGCAGATATAAAACCAGTTCGGCTCTTCCAGCCTGCTGCTCCATTCAGTCCAACACTAAGTGAACTGATTATAGAGAATACTGAGCAACCATTAAAGTGTGACTCTGAGTTTACAGCCACCATCAAGTATTATTTTGTTGGAGAGACTGTTGAAGACTTCAAAACTGACATTATCTATATG GTCTTGTCCAGAGGAGTGATTGTTCATCATGGATATGAGAAGGTTGAAGTGAAATCTTCTAATGGAGTAGCAAGTGGCACAGTGTCATTCAAACTGTCTATTAGTGCAGATCTGGCTCCAGTAGTGCAGATTCTGGTGTACTGTGTTCTGCCCAGTGAAAATGTTGTTGCTAGTAGCGAAAATTTCGACATTGAAAAGTATTTCAAAAACAAG GTGTCTCTGCAGTTTTCTCCTGCTAAAGCAGTTCCTGGTGAGAAAAACACTCTCCAGCTCTCAGCTCAGCCTGGTTCACTGTGCGGCCTCAGTGCTGTAGATCAGAGCGTCCTGATCCTGAAGCCAGGAGAACGTCTGGATACTGACAAG ATCTTCAACCTGCTGCCAGTGCAATCGGGGTCATATTACCCTTATACTGTTGAAGATGAGCAGGAGTGTCTGCATGTGAGACCCCGTCGAGCTGTGCCGACAGATGACGCCTATGAATCCTTAAGG AGAGTGGGATTGAAGATGGCAACAAATTTGGATGTGCGAGTCCCTCGGTGTCTGTTATACAAAGGCTTGATGTATCGCCGATATGACATAG AGATGGATCGTGCTCCAAGAGTGATGTATTTATTAGGGGGTGGAAATTTTGGTGACCGAGATTCTCCAGCAGTGACGATTCGGACCGTCTTTCCCGAAACATGGATCTGGGAACTTGCTGAAGTGGG GGACTCTGGATCAGCTCAAGTTCCTGTCACGGTTCCTGACACCATCACCTCTTGGGAGACGGAGGCCTTCTGTCTGTCCTCTGAAGGTCTGGGTCTGGCTTCTCCTGCTCAGCTGACAGTTTTCCAGCCCTTCTTCCTGGAGCTCTCTCTGCCTTACTCCATCATCCGTGGGGAGATCTTtgagctgaaggccactgtcTTCAACTATCTGTCCAAGTGCATCATG GTTAAAGTGACTCCAGCTCCTTCCTCAGACTACACTCTCAAAGCCTCTGATGATCAGTATTCATCCTGTCTATGTGCTAATGGAAGAAAAACCTTTAAATGGATCCTCACTCCTTCTGTTCTTG GAGTTTTGAATATTACAGTCAGTGCAGAGGCAGAGGCATCCCAGACTGTGTGTGACAATGAGATTGTGAGCGTCCCAGAGAGAGGACGCATTGACACGGTCACACGAAGTCTACTCGTACAG GCGGAAGGAACTGAAAAAGAAGAGACTCACAGCTGGTTACTGTGTCCAAAGG GTGACAGTCTCTCAGAGGAAGTGGCTCTGACTCTTCCTAAAGATGTGATAGAGGGATCAGCCAGATCCACTGTTTCAGTCATTG GAGACATATTGGGTCGGGCACTGAGGAATCTTCACGGATTATTACGGATGCCATATGGCTGTGGAGAACAAAACATGGCTGTTCTTTCTCCCAATATTTATATTCTGCAGTATCTGGAGAACACGGAGCAGCTCACCTCAGCCATCCGAGAGAGAGCCACAGGCTTCCTGAAGAGCG GATACCAGAGGCAAATGAACTACAGACATAACAGTGGAGCATACAGCACATTTGGACATGGTAATGGGAATACATG GTTGACTGCCTTTGTCCTGAGGTCTTTTGGCAAAGCACAGAGATACATATTTGTTGACCCACAAATTATTCAGAGTGCAAAGGAATGGTTAATAAGCAGACGGGATTCAGACGGCTGTTTTCTCCAACAGGGAAGCTTGTTCAACAACAGAATGAAG GGTGGAGTGAATGATAATGTGACCATGACTGCCTACATTACTGCATCATTGCTTGAACTGGAAACTCCAGTCACA GATCCTGTCGTCAGTAAAGGTTTGTCATGCTTGAGGTCCGTCATTGAGGATGTCAAAAACACTTACACCACTGCTCTGCTCACTTACACTTTCAGTCTGGCTAGAGACACGGTCACTCGACAGCAGCTTTTCAAGAAACTGGAGGATGTTGCTATTTCAGATG GGTCTCATCTCCACTGGTCTCAGTCTGCATCTGCTGATGACTCTGATTCTCTGGCAGTGGAGATCAGCTCATATGTGCTGCTAGCTGTTCTCACTGCAGATTCAGTCACTACAGCTGATCTGGGCTATGCTAACAGGATTGTCAGCTGGCTTGTGAAGCAGCAGAATGCCTATGGAGGATTCTCCTCCACACAG GACACAGTAGTGGCTCTTCAGGCTCTGTCTTTGTACGCCACCAAAGTGTTCAGCTCTGACGGCTCCAGCACAGTGACTGTCCAGTCAGCAGGAGACACTCACCACTTTGATGTCAATCAGGACAACAAGTTACTGTACCAGGAGAAGCAGCTGCAGAGCGTTCCAGCCAAATACAGCATTGAAGTGAAGGGTTCGACCTGTGTGTCTGTGCAG TTGGCTCAGTTCTACAACATTCCCACTCCTACTGAAGCTAAAACATTGAGCATTGATGCTAAGATTGAGGGAGATTGCAAGAAAACCTTGGGACAGTACCTATTGTTAAATTTCACTGTGAA